Proteins encoded together in one Prionailurus viverrinus isolate Anna chromosome B1, UM_Priviv_1.0, whole genome shotgun sequence window:
- the ERI1 gene encoding 3'-5' exoribonuclease 1 isoform X5, giving the protein MSKEELRAKLSEFKLETRGVKDVLKKRLKNYYKKQKLMLKEGNCADSYYDYICIIDFEATCEEGNPPEFIHEIIEFPVVLLNTHTLEIEDTFQQYVRPEINTQLSDFCINLTGITQDQVDRADTFPQVLKKVIDWMKSKELGTKYKYCILTDGSWDMSKFLNIQCRLSRLKYPPFAKKWINIRKSYGNFYKVPRSQTKLTIMLEKLGMDYDGRPHSGLDDSKNIARIAVRMLQDGCELRINEKMHAGQLMSVSSSLPIEGTPAPQMPHSRK; this is encoded by the exons ATGAGTAAGGAAGAACTCAGAGCTAAGCTTTCAGAATTCAAGCTTGAAACCAG aggAGTAAAGGATGTGCTAAAGAAAAGGCTGAAAAACTATTACAAGAAGCAGAAGCTGATGTTGAAAGAGGGCAATTGTGCTGACAGTTACTATGACTACATTTGTATCATTGATTTTGAAGCCACTTGTGAAGAGGGTAACCCACCTGAGTTTATACATGAAATAATTGAATTTCCTGTGGTTTTACTGAATACCCATACCTTAGAAATA GAAGATACATTTCAGCAGTATGTGAGACCAGAGATTAACACCCAACTTTCTGATTTCTGCATCAACCTAACTGGGATTACTCAG GATCAGGTAGACAGAGCTGATACCTTCCCTCAGGTACTAAAAAAAGTAATTGACTGGATGAAATCGAAGGAGTTAGGAACAAAGTATAAATATTGCATATTGACAGATGG TTCGTGGGATATGAGTAAGTTCCTGAACATTCAGTGCCGGCTAAGCAGGCTCAAATATCCTCCTTTTGCTAAAAAGTGGATCAATATTCGAAAGTCATATGGGAACTTTTACAag gttccTAGAAGCCAAACCAAATTAACAATAATGCTTGAAAAGCTAGGAATGGATTATGATGGGAGGCCTCACAGTGGTCTTGACGACTCTAAGAACATTGCCCGAATAGCAGTTCGAATGCTTCAAGATGGATGTGAACTCCGAATTAATGAGAAAATGCATGCAGGACAGCTAATGAGTGTGTCTTCTTCGTTGCCAATAGAGGGCACTCCAGCTCCACAAATGCCACATTCTAGAAAATAA
- the ERI1 gene encoding 3'-5' exoribonuclease 1 isoform X4, which produces MTAVLEYLSCKRKYKKQQCRFDGQETKGSKFITSSASDFSDPVYKEIAITNGCINRMSKEELRAKLSEFKLETRGVKDVLKKRLKNYYKKQKLMLKEGNCADSYYDYICIIDFEATCEEGNPPEFIHEIIEFPVVLLNTHTLEIEDTFQQYVRPEINTQLSDFCINLTGITQDQVDRADTFPQVLKKVIDWMKSKELGTKYKYCILTDGSWDMSKFLNIQCRLSRLKYPPFAKKWINIRKSYGNFYKVPRSQTKLTIMLEKLGMDYDGRPHSGLDDSKNIARIAVRMLQDGCELRINEKMHAGQLMSVSSSLPIEGTPAPQMPHSRK; this is translated from the exons aaaaagCAACAGTGTAGATTTGATGGCCAAGAAACCAAAGGATCTAAGTTCATTACCTCCAGTGCAAGTGATTTCAGTGACCCAGTTTACAAAGAGATTGCTATTACGAATGGATGCATTAATAGAATGAGTAAGGAAGAACTCAGAGCTAAGCTTTCAGAATTCAAGCTTGAAACCAG aggAGTAAAGGATGTGCTAAAGAAAAGGCTGAAAAACTATTACAAGAAGCAGAAGCTGATGTTGAAAGAGGGCAATTGTGCTGACAGTTACTATGACTACATTTGTATCATTGATTTTGAAGCCACTTGTGAAGAGGGTAACCCACCTGAGTTTATACATGAAATAATTGAATTTCCTGTGGTTTTACTGAATACCCATACCTTAGAAATA GAAGATACATTTCAGCAGTATGTGAGACCAGAGATTAACACCCAACTTTCTGATTTCTGCATCAACCTAACTGGGATTACTCAG GATCAGGTAGACAGAGCTGATACCTTCCCTCAGGTACTAAAAAAAGTAATTGACTGGATGAAATCGAAGGAGTTAGGAACAAAGTATAAATATTGCATATTGACAGATGG TTCGTGGGATATGAGTAAGTTCCTGAACATTCAGTGCCGGCTAAGCAGGCTCAAATATCCTCCTTTTGCTAAAAAGTGGATCAATATTCGAAAGTCATATGGGAACTTTTACAag gttccTAGAAGCCAAACCAAATTAACAATAATGCTTGAAAAGCTAGGAATGGATTATGATGGGAGGCCTCACAGTGGTCTTGACGACTCTAAGAACATTGCCCGAATAGCAGTTCGAATGCTTCAAGATGGATGTGAACTCCGAATTAATGAGAAAATGCATGCAGGACAGCTAATGAGTGTGTCTTCTTCGTTGCCAATAGAGGGCACTCCAGCTCCACAAATGCCACATTCTAGAAAATAA
- the ERI1 gene encoding 3'-5' exoribonuclease 1 isoform X3: MRLGIVIILYFIDKETEDQRLKKQQCRFDGQETKGSKFITSSASDFSDPVYKEIAITNGCINRMSKEELRAKLSEFKLETRGVKDVLKKRLKNYYKKQKLMLKEGNCADSYYDYICIIDFEATCEEGNPPEFIHEIIEFPVVLLNTHTLEIEDTFQQYVRPEINTQLSDFCINLTGITQDQVDRADTFPQVLKKVIDWMKSKELGTKYKYCILTDGSWDMSKFLNIQCRLSRLKYPPFAKKWINIRKSYGNFYKVPRSQTKLTIMLEKLGMDYDGRPHSGLDDSKNIARIAVRMLQDGCELRINEKMHAGQLMSVSSSLPIEGTPAPQMPHSRK, encoded by the exons ATGCGACTTGGAATagttattattctttattttatagataaggaaactgaagatcagaGGCTG aaaaagCAACAGTGTAGATTTGATGGCCAAGAAACCAAAGGATCTAAGTTCATTACCTCCAGTGCAAGTGATTTCAGTGACCCAGTTTACAAAGAGATTGCTATTACGAATGGATGCATTAATAGAATGAGTAAGGAAGAACTCAGAGCTAAGCTTTCAGAATTCAAGCTTGAAACCAG aggAGTAAAGGATGTGCTAAAGAAAAGGCTGAAAAACTATTACAAGAAGCAGAAGCTGATGTTGAAAGAGGGCAATTGTGCTGACAGTTACTATGACTACATTTGTATCATTGATTTTGAAGCCACTTGTGAAGAGGGTAACCCACCTGAGTTTATACATGAAATAATTGAATTTCCTGTGGTTTTACTGAATACCCATACCTTAGAAATA GAAGATACATTTCAGCAGTATGTGAGACCAGAGATTAACACCCAACTTTCTGATTTCTGCATCAACCTAACTGGGATTACTCAG GATCAGGTAGACAGAGCTGATACCTTCCCTCAGGTACTAAAAAAAGTAATTGACTGGATGAAATCGAAGGAGTTAGGAACAAAGTATAAATATTGCATATTGACAGATGG TTCGTGGGATATGAGTAAGTTCCTGAACATTCAGTGCCGGCTAAGCAGGCTCAAATATCCTCCTTTTGCTAAAAAGTGGATCAATATTCGAAAGTCATATGGGAACTTTTACAag gttccTAGAAGCCAAACCAAATTAACAATAATGCTTGAAAAGCTAGGAATGGATTATGATGGGAGGCCTCACAGTGGTCTTGACGACTCTAAGAACATTGCCCGAATAGCAGTTCGAATGCTTCAAGATGGATGTGAACTCCGAATTAATGAGAAAATGCATGCAGGACAGCTAATGAGTGTGTCTTCTTCGTTGCCAATAGAGGGCACTCCAGCTCCACAAATGCCACATTCTAGAAAATAA